In a genomic window of Shouchella clausii:
- a CDS encoding ABC transporter ATP-binding protein, with protein MTLEIKQVRKRFNQHVAVDGISVSVEKGNMFGMLGANGAGKTTTFRMILGLLEPTEGSITWENKQLSYKNTHLIGYLPEERGLYPKLTVRDQLTYLGKLKGMKVQEIHKEIKQWLKRFQVEEYETKKVEELSKGNQQKIQFVAAVLHKPELLILDEPFSGLDPVNSDMLKNAVRYLQELGTTIVFSSHQMRNVEEMCEDIIMLKRGKAVLQGSLTDIKRSYGIKNVSIHADYDLSFLASDPHVTNLTPIKNGVIARVENEEAAKAVFARVAEKGFVRKFEVEEPSLHDIFIDQVGGGANE; from the coding sequence ATGACGCTTGAAATTAAGCAAGTGCGCAAACGGTTCAACCAACATGTTGCCGTCGACGGGATTTCCGTTAGCGTTGAAAAAGGCAATATGTTCGGGATGCTTGGCGCGAATGGGGCTGGAAAAACAACGACATTTCGAATGATTTTAGGATTGCTCGAGCCAACGGAAGGGTCGATTACTTGGGAAAACAAGCAACTTTCTTATAAAAATACCCATTTGATTGGCTACTTGCCTGAAGAACGGGGGCTGTACCCAAAACTTACTGTCCGCGATCAACTTACGTACTTAGGGAAATTAAAAGGAATGAAAGTGCAAGAGATCCACAAAGAGATCAAGCAATGGCTTAAACGATTTCAAGTGGAAGAATACGAAACAAAGAAAGTGGAAGAACTGTCGAAAGGAAACCAACAAAAGATCCAATTTGTTGCAGCAGTGCTCCATAAGCCAGAGCTGTTAATTTTAGACGAACCGTTTAGCGGCCTTGATCCAGTAAACTCCGACATGTTGAAAAACGCTGTCCGTTATTTGCAGGAACTTGGCACGACGATTGTGTTTTCAAGCCACCAAATGCGCAATGTCGAGGAAATGTGCGAAGACATTATTATGCTAAAGCGTGGGAAAGCGGTGCTGCAAGGCAGTCTGACTGATATTAAACGGAGCTATGGCATAAAAAATGTCTCGATTCATGCTGATTATGATTTGTCGTTTTTAGCTTCTGATCCTCATGTGACTAATTTGACGCCAATTAAAAATGGCGTTATCGCCCGGGTTGAAAATGAAGAAGCGGCAAAAGCCGTGTTCGCTCGCGTTGCCGAAAAAGGCTTTGTTCGCAAATTTGAAGTGGAAGAACCAAGCTTGCATGATATTTTCATTGACCAAGTGGGAGGCGGAGCGAATGAATAA
- a CDS encoding ABC transporter permease, whose protein sequence is MNNFWTIVGHTAGSRLKAKSFIISTVVIMAIVIIATNLSSIISAFSGDEENEVQQVAIIDETENAGDVATILATTHEESLYSFSVVEDASLKATLESARDGDYDYVLHLNGSQSELNATLYGGGDDYEAVAAIEQEVQRVKEAVLTSALNLSESDLAAIFEPISFAQEPLEEGGAIETEESQMQASFTVLGVTYVLFFIIVSFGVMIATEVAVEKSSRVMELIVSSVNPVVQMFGKLVGIGLVGIVNMVAIGAALVIGMLVGGNEIGELLSGDFIDMSLLGYAFFLTILGYFLFGGVAATLGALVSRTEDVNSSIQPLTFIAMAGFFIVSFGLSTPDAPFITVASYIPFFTPQLLTMRIGMGVIAGWEIALLFALLIASVVAVNILAARVYKGGVLMYGKVSMKEGIKQALALSKKEK, encoded by the coding sequence ATGAATAATTTTTGGACGATAGTCGGCCATACGGCGGGAAGCCGGCTAAAGGCAAAATCGTTTATCATTTCTACAGTGGTGATCATGGCAATTGTTATTATTGCCACAAACCTTTCATCGATCATCTCTGCATTTTCCGGAGATGAGGAAAATGAAGTCCAGCAAGTCGCTATTATCGATGAAACCGAAAACGCAGGGGATGTGGCAACAATACTTGCAACTACCCACGAAGAATCGTTGTATTCATTTTCAGTCGTGGAAGATGCATCTTTGAAAGCGACTCTCGAAAGCGCCCGAGACGGCGACTATGATTATGTCCTTCATTTAAATGGATCGCAAAGTGAATTAAACGCCACACTCTATGGCGGGGGCGATGATTACGAAGCGGTAGCTGCGATTGAGCAGGAAGTGCAGCGCGTCAAAGAAGCTGTATTAACGAGTGCACTTAATTTAAGCGAGTCGGACCTTGCCGCTATTTTTGAACCGATCTCTTTTGCCCAGGAGCCATTGGAAGAAGGGGGAGCGATAGAGACGGAAGAATCGCAAATGCAGGCGTCCTTTACTGTATTAGGCGTGACCTATGTGTTGTTTTTTATCATTGTTTCTTTTGGTGTCATGATTGCCACAGAGGTAGCCGTCGAAAAGTCCTCTCGTGTGATGGAATTGATTGTTTCCAGCGTCAATCCGGTTGTGCAAATGTTTGGCAAATTAGTCGGCATTGGTCTTGTCGGCATTGTCAATATGGTTGCAATTGGGGCAGCGTTAGTCATCGGTATGTTAGTTGGCGGGAATGAGATTGGCGAACTTTTAAGCGGCGATTTCATTGACATGAGTTTGCTCGGTTACGCGTTTTTCTTAACAATTCTTGGCTATTTCTTGTTTGGCGGCGTTGCGGCTACGTTGGGCGCCCTTGTCAGCCGAACGGAAGACGTCAATTCATCGATACAGCCACTGACCTTTATCGCTATGGCTGGATTCTTTATCGTTTCATTTGGTTTAAGCACTCCAGATGCGCCATTTATTACAGTTGCCTCTTATATTCCATTTTTCACGCCGCAGCTTTTGACAATGCGCATTGGTATGGGCGTCATTGCTGGCTGGGAAATTGCGCTCTTGTTTGCGCTTTTAATTGCAAGTGTGGTCGCCGTCA